From the genome of Trichosurus vulpecula isolate mTriVul1 chromosome 6, mTriVul1.pri, whole genome shotgun sequence:
GGCTGCTTTAATATTAGACATTTAAAAAGCAATCCAAAATACCTAATCTTTGTAGGATACAGTTTTGTGTCTTGTTTCTAATAcagaaatttcagaaaaatcaatCCAAGAAAACTAGTATGCTTTGGCAAATTATATAATATGGCTCTTCATATGGAgagaaataagagaggaaaaattgaaattctagcaaaaaagaaaaggaagagagggaatgggGAAATCTGAAATCTGAAAATTAGTCCAAGATTCCTAATATCCCAGTTTCAGACTAAATAGGAAACTGAACATGTTCCTCGCATTTACTCATTAGAAAGTTTTTAATTGATAGGAAAAAATAACACTCTGCCACATATGCATTTAGAACCAATGATATCAGTTTTCAATTGGACACGTTCTTGTTCTATAGACTAGTAAAATCAGAATTTATGAGTCAATGGAGAAAGATTTCCTGGGGTTATGAAGATACAAGCAGTGCAGCACAGGGGATAAAGAGTTGGCCTCAAAATCATAAAGACCTGAGATCAGGTGTTGCCTCTGCTATATGCTGTTTATATAACCATTGCTAAgtgattttcaattcttagtcTTCTAAGAAGCTCTCTGAGATTAAATTGAAGACAAGATACTGACTcaaattggaaaagaaagtttcctcacctgggagttacTAATATTATTAAAAATCACAGTTCCAGACTCTATCCCTTTACACATACACATccatgtacatataaacatatattcaaTTGTCTATTtatgttttaagatttttttttaattttgagcttATTTAATTCTCTGTGACTTTTTTAAGAATTCAAAACTGGCTCACAATGTGGgtatataaaaatacacacatatgcatattaatAAGCAAACTGTCTGATCTAGACAGAAACATTCAAGGCTACCAAAACAGCATTACTTATTTATGTGGTTGTTCTTTCCTTGTGTCAACTAGAGCTATAAAATCTTTCAAATTAGCTGATGGGACCTGCACCAAAGAATTAAAATCTTTTCTTGCATGTGCCATTACAATGTATCATCCTATCCGATATACTGTATTTCTTTTCCCAGGTACCTTTTCCCAAGACTCCACAGGACTTATGGTGTTCTGCAGAACAAGTTGAATAGCACACCATATATTCTATCCTACAGAGTTAAAAGTCTAGTCTCCTATCCTTTGTTAGTGAGTTACATAAGGTGATTAACTGCctcatcaacaaaagaaagacTTTTAAAGAAGACCTCATACTGTGCTCATGAGTTTATGCAGAAGTACCCTGTTTATGAAGaatttatggaaatgttttatttatgaaATATTGTAGCAGCTACATACTAAGACAGCATGTAGAAGACAGAATAAATGACTTGGAATTTTTGCatgatttgatttaaaaaaggagcCTCTTAGACAAACTCATTGTCTTCTAAATATTGATAAAGATCATCATAGACTTGACCACCTGTTCATTTTGTTAAAGGAATACCAATTTATCTCAATGTTCTTTCATCTAAGAAAAGAATATGCACTTAGGGAAAGGAGACAATTTTAAGTCCTAATGAACAGATGCTTTCTGCTTTAGCGTATTAAATTATGTAGGTTGCATGGATGTTGCTATCCATTAATTtgcaaattaaaaatgaatttcaatgTAATTTTCCTCAGATGCCATAACCCTACAAATGACCAATTAaaacatatattttctttataaagaGCAAGTTGAGGCAAACATAAACAATGAGGTGTTATTTAGCAAGCAATGAACATCAAGTCCAGGATAAATTCATTAATTCTTGCCACTATTAACCATACCTGGTCCCTGAAGTTGTATTCTTGATGTCTATATATCATGAACAGCAATGGTCTGACATGGAGCCAAGGCTTTCTGGTTATAATTCATGGTGATATTGAAAATATTCATAATTTAATAGTCTAGTCACAAGTTTCTTTACAGTATACTGATGAATTTTAGGTAGTAAATGAGTAAAATCAAATGAATTTGTTCCTAAAATTTCTTTCGTATTTGACTATGAAGCTGGAAAGCAGACCAGGGGAAGCCTGATTGTGAACATGGGATTAATGCTTATAAACATTTAGATTTTAGACTCATATAAGACATTTCTGAAAGGTATTGTACAGCATCAATAATACCTAATTATGTATTTGGAAACCTGGATTCATAAATTAAAGAAAGATCCAAAGGTCATTTATCCTTACATCTAGTTAGTCCTCAAAATCACTTGAAATTCCAGTAGCTGAAAATATTGCAATATGACCTGCCTAGGATCAACATAATATCATCTTGAAAACTTTTCTTTAGCTGAGAATGTTGAATGCAcatcctcctccccaccaccccctgtctctgtgtctgtctgtctgtctatctgtctctctctctctctctctctctctctctctctctctctctctctcagcatcagttaTCCCTAAGATAAAGCAAACATacataaaaatagtaaaattataaaaaaaatcttcaagaaaATTTTGgataagcacacacacatacacaaatatctCCCTTAAAAATGATGAACTTCATTCCTATAGGTATTTCTGTATTATTGGTGAATAAAAAATGCTTAGGTTATCTATGAAAAAGTATTTCTAAAAATTGATAAAATCTTAGTGTgcataattttacctaaattaaagcatattcattcattcatccttaaaaatatttcttttgccAGGTAATAGGGATggcacaaagataaataagatactATTGCTTCACATCAAGGAATAGAAATAACATAACCTTGATCTAAACTGGTATAATTATattgcaaaagataaaaataaattgctaggagttcagagaaggaagaaagattatAGCTGAATGTAATTTCATGGAGGGAGAAGCATTTGAGTGGGTCTTTGAGGGATGTGTaggattttaaaagggaaaagcccAAGAAATATGTAAAGTTCATTCTAATTCTAAGTATTTAGCAAATGTGCAAATATCAAGATGCCTTACATTTTTAGGAGATGGTATATATTTCTGTTGGGCAGGAGAATCAGATGGTATATGGCATTGTCTAAGGCATATCATTAGTTTTGAAAGTTAAgttgaaataataatattttgaacAACAGAAAAGATCTTGTGATATAAATAATCACTTTATAACCAAAAATTCTGTGAAAAaactattattcattattatttataGCTTAACAGCTAAATttggcagctctttttatagcaTATGAGCCAAGCCAGGGAGACAGTTAACAAAGGCCAGCACAATGACCCCATGaaataatttgaattatttttgctTGCTCTATTCTGTGCTGATAAAATGTCTAGGGGTCTCAGAGAAGCTATTTACTTGAATTTGAGAATTCATTTTAATTCCCATTATTTGAgtaatttggatgctatacttcAAAAAACCAACTCCATAAGAATCATGTGTAAGCTGGGAGAAGGAAGACAATTTCAATCTAAAAATCTTCTTTAACACACAATTAAGAGTGCAAAGCCAAGATAATGAAGAGGAaacagctgagctctcccaatattcccctccaaacaacattcaaataacacctgaaaaagaATTCAAGAAACAACACAGTGTTTGTGGGAGGAGACATTTTTTCAGTCCAATACAACTTGGGAGGTAAGAAGGAGAAATCTGGGACACTAAGGTGGGGGTAGCCCAGAACCCAAAAGGCAGCAACACTAAGAGTGGGCAGTGTAAATGGTAACAATGATCAGGAAGCTTTGGGACCTTTCAAAACAGAGGTAGTAAAATGATTGGGCAACTAGTAAGGAAGAGACTAGAGAGGATCCCTGTGCTAAGACTGGGCACAGGATGAAATGCAGTTTGCCAACTTCACTACCTATATGGCTTCCAGGATAATGTTAAAAGACAGGGAGGAACACTTACTCTCCCAACAGAACAGGGGCAATAAATAACAGTAAATGTTCTAGGCACAAGAAAGCAGTGGCCATACCTCTTCCAAGATCATGCCTACTTGGAAGCACCATCAACTTGTAAATCCCCCCAAAATGACTCAGGAAACAGTAATGTCAAAACTTGACATTAGTCAAAAAGGCCAAACATTGAGACCATATTTCCCTACAGCAACCCTGAAAACAAAGCCagactttaacataaagttcaaagtcaagaaatatgctggaaaatgagcaaaaaaaaagtacctgaccataaaaagctactgtaGGGACagtgaagataaaatataaagagaacaagaaaatgaTGTCAAAAGAGCCACAAGCAAAACCTCCaataaaaatctgaattcaagatAATGCCAACAAGAATATttggaaaagctaaaaaaaaagattttcaaaatcaaagtaAGAGGAaacaatgggaaaaggaagaaaagtgatgtaggaaaatgatttttaaaaaataacagcttggtaaaaagaggcacacagatacacaccaaaaaaaaactgaagaaaataacacctatgataaacagaattggccaaagggaaaaagaagtaaTATTGATgaagataactttttaaaaagaagtattgGCCAAATTGGAGGGGGTGAAAATTCAAActaactgaataaaataatttcttaaaaattataattgctaagtggaagctaatgactccatgagacattaagaaacaataaaatatagtcaaaagaatattaaaaatagaagaaaacatgaaatatctcatcagaaagtAATTGATgtggaaaataaatcaaggagagatactttaagaatttttggattacctgaaagccacaatcaaagaaagagcctagatatcatacttcaagaagttatcaaggaaagctgccccaATATTGTAGAACcaaatggtaaaatagaaattgaaagaatccattgaaagagatcccaaattgtaaacacccaggaatattatagataaATTAAAGAGCTCAaagtttaaggagaaaatattgcaagcaaccagaaattCCAATACCCTAGAGCCTCAATTGGGAAACACAAAATTTAGTAGCTTCTATGCTAAAGGAAAAGAGGGTTTGGGGTATGATagtcaaaggagttaggagtacaaccaaaaataatccacccagcaaaactgagtaaaatccttCAGCGGGGGAAATGGGTATTTACTAAAATCTTTAAGAACTTTCAAGCGATCcagataaaaagaccagagctgaatagaaaatctgactttcaaatacaaaactgaaaagaAGCATAAGAtggtaaacataaaagagaacgCATTAAGGACACAGTAAGAttgaactatttatattcctatatgggaagaagaTACATGTGACTCATGAAAACCTTATCATTATTAGGGACTTTAAAAAGGAccatacatagatagagggcataAGAGTGAGTTGACTGTTGgaattatttcaaaagaaaatgacagGTGAGAGTGGGATACACTGGGCTGAGTGGAATGGAGAAGAATAATGGGTTAAATTATGTCacaaaaaatatatgtacaaggaaaacttttaaagttgaggagagcagctgggtggtacaggggatagagcaccagacctggagtcaggaggatctgagttcaaatctaccctcagacacttgccacttactagctgtgtgatcttacatgtcacttaaccccaattgcctcaccaaaaaaggGGCAGGGGGATGTTGCGGGAGGTGGTGGAAACTCTTGAATTTCACTGTCATCTGAATTGATTTgaagatacagatagatagatagatagacagacagatagagtaCACAATTGAAGGGagtaaatggccatagtaattTACTGTCTGATTAActcaaagatctaagcttttgctGTAAGACGtcaatatttgacaaaactgctgggaaaactgaaaaacagtttgacagaaaccaggcatagagcaagatctgacaccatataccaagataaggtcaaaataggtgtgtgatttagacataaagggtggtaTCATAAGCATGTTAGGTGAATGAGAAAAATTTtattgtcagatctatggataagagatagaaaggatcatgGGTGGTAAGATgtataattttgactacatgatattaaaaagattttgcacaaagcAAAGCACtcaaaatgagaaaaccaagaaagtgggggaaaatttttacagcaagttcctctgataaaaagcctcatttttcaaatttataggaaactgagctaaatctataaaaaaaagatggattccccagttaataaatggtcaaaagagaCAAAtagggagttttcagatgaagaaatgaaagtaatcaatagtcaagtgaaaaaaaaatgctctaaatgactactggttaaggaaatgcaaattaaagtaaccgaaataccatctcatacctataaTATTGACTAACATGATGAAAAAGTAAAATGTTGGAAGGAACATTGAAAAACAGGGACACTGGTGTGCCTGCGTCCGCCAGCCCTCTCACCAGCACATCTCTCATCTCTCCGTCTCTGCTCGCCATGGCGCTGCTGCACTCCTGCCGCCTGCTCTCCGGAGCCACTTCCTTCCATCCGGGCCTCGGTGCAGCCGCCGTTGCCAGAGCCAGCTCTTGGTGGACCCAGGTGGACCGACCCAATCCTGGGGGTTACGGAAGCATTTAAGAGGGACACCAACAGCAAGAAGATGAATCTGGGAGTTGGGGCCTACCGAGATGACAATGGCAAGCCTTACGTTCTTCCAAGTGTCCGTAAGGCAGAGGCTCAAATTGCAGGGAAGAGCATGGACAAAGAGTACCTGCCCATCTCGGGACTGGCTGAATTTTGCAAGGCGTCAGCAGAGTTGGCCCTAGGTGAAAATAACCAAGTTCTGAAAAGCAACCGATACGTCACCGTACAGACCATTTCTGGAACTGGAGCGTTGAGAGTGGGAGCCAATTTTCTGCAACGATTCTTCAAATTCAGCCGGGATGTCTATCTTCCAAAACCATCCTGGGGAAATCACACCCCCATCTTCAGGGACGCTGGCATGCAGTTGAAGGGCTATCGCTACTATGACCCCAAGACCTGCGGCTTTGACTTCAATGGAGCCTTGGAAGACATTTCAAAAATCCCAGAGCAGAGTGTCATCCTTCTGCATGCCTGTGCTCACAACCCCACTGGAGTTGATCCTCGTCCTGAGCAGTGGAAAGAAATAGCATCCTTGGTAAAGCAAAGGAACCTCTTTGCCTTTTTTGACATGGCATACCAGGGCTTTGCCAGTGGAGATGGCAACAAGAATGCCTGGGCTGTTCGCCACTTCATTGATCAGGGCATTAACATCTCTCTCTGTCAGTCATATGCCAAGAACATGGGCCTGTATGGTGAATGTGTGGGAGCCTTCACCATGGTTTGTAAAGATGCCGATGAAGCCAAAAGGGTAGAATCCCAGTTGAAAATCCTGATCCGTCCCATGTATTCCAACCCCCCTCTCAATGGTGCCTGAATTGCCGCCACGATCCTGAATACTCCTGAGCTGAGGAGCCAATGGTTGCAAGAGGTCAAAGGCATGGCAGACCGCCACATTGGCATGCGTACCCAGCTGGTTTCCAACCTCAAAAAAGAGGGCTCCTCCCACAATTGGCAGCACATCACTGACCAGATTGGCATGTTTTGTTTCACAGGCCTGAAATCTGAGCAGGTGGAACAGCTAATCAACGAGTTCTCCATCTATATGACAAAAGATGGCCGCATTTCCGTAGTGGGGGTCACCTCGGGCAATGTAGGATATCTTGCCCACGCCATTCATCAAGTCACCAAATAACTCTCCCTGGTGAGATGGAGCAGAGACAACCTTTCCACCTTCAGACTCTGCCATTAGAGATTCAGAGAGGTGATTGTGCTGGCGAAGATAGGGGTGGTGCGAGAAATCCTTTCAACCACAGTGCTTAATGCTCAACCACTGCAAGTATCTCAGAATAAGGCCTGTGAGCCGGCCAAAGACATCTGAAACTAGTGTTTGCAGCTTTGTGGCCCTAACCCAAACtccccaacccatcctccacaacttttccaaaacattttatgtTTACAGTAACTCTACCAAAAATCCCACCCTGAAACCAGagttcctctccccctcctcttcccccagtctTAGATCTCCTGGCATTACAATGTTGTTCAAGAGCTTTAATCTAGGTAATAAATATCCCTTAGCCCACATAACAGAAATCTCTGTGGTGCTAAAAGCTTCCAAAGAATGCTTGCCCAGTTCTGACTCCCTCCTCTTATTGGCCTCCCATGACTGATGGAGGCACCTCGGAGCATAGCTGCTGCTGTTGTGCAGCATCTTGGCTTCAAGAAATAACAGGAAAGAGAGGTGGCTCTCACCTGTTGGACAGCTAAGacttttttaactttcctttcctcccccatttttatttctgtcctttccctttgacccagagatccaaATCTGCCCTAGTTTCCCTCTGCTTGAATTAACCTTTAAACCCTTCCTGTCAGGATCCATACACTTGGAGAATTAAGTGAAATGTAATTTAAGAAATGAGCATATTCTCTCCTCCCCTGTCTCAGCAACAGATGGAGGAGAATTCGGTAAAATGACTGCATCATTATAAAGTTTTTAATCGTCCCCCTTCTTGCCACCTCCCCACCAGACCTCTTCAGTGTGGTCGTGCAATAAATAACCTGTTTATGAAAAGTCTCTTTGGGGCAGTCAGTCCTGGGAGATGAGTATTTTGAGCTGTGGTTATAAGTTTCTCTGTGTTACTAGCCGAGTTCAGACTTCAATCTTGAAAAGATTGCCCTCCATTGTAATCATGTAGGCCTTTATGCAGCCTGGTTTCTCTGTTACAATAAAATTATTgtagattgagaaaaaaaaaagaaaaaaaaagaaaaacagggacaataatgcagtgttggtggagttgtgaactggtccaattactctggagaataatttggaaatatacccaaaaagactataaaactgcacatactcATTGGCTAACCAATACCACTagtagttctgtatcccaaagaaataaaagaaaaaatgagaaaggactatttatacaaagatatttatagcagttctttttgtgttggcaaagaagtggaaatttaGGAGATGGCCATCCATCAGGGAATGACTgtacaagatgtggtatatggttgtgatagaatactattgtggcaaaagaaaagataaattagaTGGTTTCTGAAAAACCCATGAAGTCATGGGAAATGATgataagtgaagtgagcagaaacaggagaacattgtataaagTAAGAGCAATTTTTTAACAATGACCAATTTTGAAAGACTGagctactctgatcaagtcaatgatccaagacaattccaaaggacccattaTGAAAGATATTATTCatttcaagagaaaaaatagagagaaagagagagacagagagagagaaagagagagacagagagaactgaggaactctGAGTGTAAACTGAAGAatacttttctttccatttctttacgtttcttcatatatacatatatagttttacatatatatgtatatatatatttcacaacataactaatatggaaataagtaaATAAGTTTTGATATCACCAACAGTCATAAAAAGGGACTATCTTCCTatccttaataaaaatatttccttgaCCTTGTCATTCTATCATGCTATTATTTTATATCCTCTCCTTCACTAAATTTTAAATTCCCATTTTCACTTAACACTTGATCActaacattaaaaattatttatatcaaTAAGGAGTGGGTGGGAAGtaaagaaattttgtttttcttgaacaAGACTGTCCTGGAGACATTGTAAAAATATAATAGATTATTCTGTGATTTCCATCTAAATGTTGTACCCATGACACAAAGTAgatacttaattaatgtttgctgaGTGAATGTAAAGATTAATTTTACTAGAAATTTTGTCATGCCAACAATCAAGCAGGAAATAACACCACAATATAGAAGCCCTCATGAAGAAATATATTTAAGGTAAGGAAATGTTCCTGGGATTTCATGTCATGTCTTTCCATAAGGTATCTGTCAAGCAAAAATAAAGGTGCCAACATGCTCTGCACTCTATTCTTCAAAGTGTAAATGCCTTTATCCTTCATGTTGATGGCCTCTAGGAGCCATGGTGAATCTCTGTATTCTGAAAAATAGCCAGTAACATTTGTGTGGTCTTAGA
Proteins encoded in this window:
- the LOC118855390 gene encoding LOW QUALITY PROTEIN: aspartate aminotransferase, mitochondrial-like (The sequence of the model RefSeq protein was modified relative to this genomic sequence to represent the inferred CDS: inserted 2 bases in 1 codon; substituted 1 base at 1 genomic stop codon), whose product is MALLHSCRLLSGATSFHPGLGAAAVARASSWWTQVDXDPILGVTEAFKRDTNSKKMNLGVGAYRDDNGKPYVLPSVRKAEAQIAGKSMDKEYLPISGLAEFCKASAELALGENNQVLKSNRYVTVQTISGTGALRVGANFLQRFFKFSRDVYLPKPSWGNHTPIFRDAGMQLKGYRYYDPKTCGFDFNGALEDISKIPEQSVILLHACAHNPTGVDPRPEQWKEIASLVKQRNLFAFFDMAYQGFASGDGNKNAWAVRHFIDQGINISLCQSYAKNMGLYGECVGAFTMVCKDADEAKRVESQLKILIRPMYSNPPLNGAXIAATILNTPELRSQWLQEVKGMADRHIGMRTQLVSNLKKEGSSHNWQHITDQIGMFCFTGLKSEQVEQLINEFSIYMTKDGRISVVGVTSGNVGYLAHAIHQVTK